The following DNA comes from Pleuronectes platessa chromosome 9, fPlePla1.1, whole genome shotgun sequence.
TTTCATGAgtgattgtgtgagtgtgtggacaAGCAACGCGATTGTACCTCTACGTGATAACGCTTTGATTCagttgaatatttattttaagtacaACCATAAAGTGAATTAATCAACCACTAGAGGTACAGCCCCTGTGGTagaggtacagtgccttgcataagtattcaccccccttggactttttcccattatgtactgttactaactggaattcaaatagacttaaataaactttttcccgtttgatcaacaaaacatgcatagtactttggaggtgcaaaataaattttattgtgacacaaacaataatgagaacaaaaaagttgacatctgttgggtgcataagtattcacccccctgtgtcaatacttggtagaaccccctttcgctgcaattacagctgcaagtcttttggggtatgtctctaccagctttgcacatctagagatggaaaggtttgtccattcttcttggcaaaaaagatgaagctcagtcagattggatggagaccgtctgtgaaccgcaatcttcaagtcttgccatagattctctattggattgaggtctgggctttgactgggccattttaagacattaacattctttaatccaaaccattcctttgtagctctggctgtatgtttagggtcattgtcctgctggaagatgaacctccgccccagtctcaagtcttttgcagactgcatcagattttcttcaaggatttccctgtatttggctccatccatctttccctctattctgaccagtttccctgtacctgctgaagagaagcatccccacagcatgatgctaccaccaccatgtttcactgttgggatggtgtgctcagggtgatgggcagtgttgggttttcgccacacatagcgttttgcattgaggccaaaaagttcaattttggtctcatctgaccagagcaccttcttccacatgtttgctgtgtctcccacatggcttctggcaaactccaaacgggattttttatggatccctttcaacaatggctttcttcttgccactcttccataaaggccagatttgtggagtagacgactaatagttgtcctgtggacagattctcccacctcagctgtggatctctgcaactcctccagagtaaccatgggcctcctggttgcttctctgattcattttctccttgtccgactcttcagtttgggtggacggcctcctcttggtaggtttgcggttgtgccatattctttccattttcttatgatggattttatggtgctcagagagatgttcaaagctctggatatttttttataacctaaccctgcttcatatttctccacaactttatccctgacctgtttggtgagctccttggtcttcatgatgctgtttgttcagtaatgatctccaacaaactctgagtccgtcacagaacaggtgtatttatactgagattaaattgcagacaggtggaccctatttactaattatgtgacttgcaaatgtgacttgtgaatgcaattggtcacaccagatctttgttaggggtttcacagtaaagggggtgaatacatatgcactcaacacttttcagatttttatttgtaaataattgtgaaatccatgtaatatttccccccacttccaaatgatgcactattttgtgttggtccattacataaactcacgatgaaataaattttaatctgtggttataccatgacaaaatgtagaaaagtccaaagggggtgaatacttatgcaaggcactgtatatgcagTGGGTTTAGGATGTAAAACAGAAGATTATGCAACTCTCTTGTTGTTGGTTTCTATTTTTACAAACTAATTAAAAGTTCTATTTTGTGTCGCTGTGACTTGGAAAGGTTCCAAGACGAACCTTCTCTCAGATCAAATTTCCTCATCTGAATACCTGAACCACAGAAAATAGTTCTGACAAACAGTTGAGTGGCTGAGTGTGTTGCTTAGGTTTTTTTAACATATTAGTGTGTATTACTAggtattattcattttattattttaaaattgaCACAATACCTGGTTTTGGCGGCAACCTTGGCAACTTGCGGATAGAAAAAGCCTGCTGAACacttttttctccattttcccTGTCAGACcgaataaaaactgtaaaaaaaataaaaaacttacaTAAGTCTTTGGTGAAtggagataagataagataaaataagataagataaggtaagataagataagataagataatcctttatatATTGAGGAAATAAGGAAATGTGCTGTGTTGCAGGGCCAAAGAGGACAGTCAAAAAAAGAGATCTTTAAAAGTAATAATTAAGTTCAATataaacaaaaggaaatataaagatataaatgGAATTGAAATTATATATACAGAAAGATCGATATAGTATAACAGGATTGCACATTAGTCATTGAATTGCGCAGATCGGAATGAGGATTGTAAAGTTACGTGAATGTAAACGTTTGTAGTTGTACGTACAGATGTTTTTCTCATACTGCTCCTCGATGATGAGCGGAACCAGAGCTCGGTCAGTTGATTCCACCAAGTAGTCGATCACATCTCGAAGTGTGTCACAGTGAACCTGCACGGGGGAAAGCTTGTTCTCAGTAACGCTCAGCACATGcaacaacaatgaaaacagCTGGAAATCATGTGTTCACAATCATGCCAACTTCATCACTATTGAAAAATTTTCACTAGTAATGTGTAATTAGTGGCAAGAAggaaggaggacacacacacacgcacacgcacacacacacacacacacacacacacacacacacacacacacagaaacacttaCAGGAATGTCCACATCAATAGAAAAGCCTGCTTCATGTTTAGAACTCACACGGTAGTGACTGAATATAGccctgatggagagagagagagaacaagtcAGTCAGAAACAAAGGAAACCAACCAAATTGAGAAACtttacaaactgtgtgtgtgtgtgtacccggCATGGTCCTGTCTGGTGGTGATAGCGAAGGAGTTTCCGTCGCTCCCAGGCCTCATGAGCAGGTTTCCTCTCTTGCACTCCTTCTCGAGCAGCAGCTCGGCCTCCAGACGAGACACTCTGTGGTAACAACTGCAGCCACGAGACAGAGAAAACTGGGATCAACAAAACGTGGTGCACAAGAACTCACAGATTGGACGTCTGTGAAGTGAGTGTGAATGAAAACCTACATCCATTTTGTCTGAGATCTAAGGTCATAAAGACTGAGGTGTACTCTCAGTGTGTAGATTTATTTTGATGATAAAACATGAATTAAAACTGAATCCATAAAGAGCATTTACAAATCTAAAATTCACACGTGAAGATTAACATGCTGACGGCACATTTGACACATAAGGACCCTCTATTGACAAAGCTCGGTCCAATTTGAAGTCAGACATCTCTACTTTTCACATTACTTATACGCAAAGGGAACAACATCTTCATTTATAAAGctatcattttatttatcagcagATTAAAACTCATGAATGTGGGGAACTGTACGCGCCCCTAGGACTGTTACCTTTGAACGTGTGTTTTCACCATTAAGGTTGAATCTGCATTCCATGATTACGGTAATTAAAGAAATGTATTGATTAATTGAATATTTGTtaaaattacagaaaataaaatctaaCATTTTCATGAGAATGCAAAAAATTGTTCAAGGCaattattaatgtttttacCAGTATGCTTACATTTAGTTTTTCGGGAGTTTTAACTTGATATGTACCCTTTACATATTTTGTAGTAATACAATTTACATAATTTAAGAGAGGCATATTGGAATAATGTCAGACCCATAAAGACCTTTTCTATTTCTAAATTCTCTCTTCAGATATTAATTTAGTCATGTTTGTATCCTGGTATCAGCTCTATAATATGGCCATTATATTAGAAAATCACCACTTGTGTCAATACTATGGAGTCTGATTGGTACTCACAGTGGTAATTCAACTTGAGCGTTGACGTAGTCATTGGAGGTGTCTTGAGGTGGAGCGACACATTttaatctctccctctcattctccaCTGCTTCCTGCAGCATGTGGAGCTGACCTGGTAGCAGGTTGAGGGAGGAGGGCACTGAcagctgcagggaaacacacagTTTTTCTCTTAATAGTGTTGTGATACAAACAATACCACTATCTCAAGTGTCTCCAAGTTTCTCATCCAACTCAAACTTCTgccatttaaacatttttgagaagataaaatgtttattaaatgttGTGCATCACAGAcctcagacacagagaggataTAGCCCTTCCACAACTCACGGGCCTCTGTATTAGGAGCCTGTAGAGACAGtaacaaactgtaaataaacaggaaTTACAACAAAAGTGCTGACCAGCATATTTTCTTAATGTTCCCTCACGGTGAATTTGATATTTCCATCTGGAAACCTGACGGTGAGTCTGGCTGCGTCCAGGTTACGATCCTGGCTGCTGTCGTTCGTGACTGAGATCAGTCCCGTGAGATCCAGTTTATCTATGTactgatgaaacacacacacaaagccacaggTGTTGGCTCAATATAGAATTCTCTGGTGAAAAACCTTAAATACTGTTTTTCATTGATTAACCCAAATGACTCACATCAGGGTTTCTCATGTCATTGAAGAAGTAAAGCATGTTTCCACACAGGCAGGTCCACAGATTCCTGGAcgtctgcacaaacacacatagaaacaTACTGAATGAAAATACAGCCCATCAGACACAGAAAAATATAGAACCCCACATTGGTCAGCTGATGAAAATGATATGGGCCTTTGAAAAACATATCggtatctgtgtttgtgtttggaggtATGTGCCGATATGAAAGcttatattttacagaataagcCATCATGAAAAGATTTGCATTTatgttaacatttaaaatattattttctagaTTCATGGCTatatatttgattgtatttgtgttaactATTTATATACagctatttataataaagtgtaTGGTTAAACTGTCAAATATCAAGCAATAATAACACCTCTTTGTCATAACAGTTTGATAAGTACATCTTAGAAATAATTGCCAAAtatgtattaaatatatatatacagtatatgtatgtGCAGATTAATCTTTATTGGAAAGATGTTTGTTAACAGAATCAGCATCGGCCCACATAATTATGGATAGGTCTATGGAAACAGGATGAAATACAAACATAGAGGTACATGTCAAAGAAGCTAAACAGAACAAGGCAAATTAATAGGAGAGTTAATCTGTTCCTGGATTTGACTTGATGAGTCAAGAGTTTGTCACCATATTAGAAATCAGTGTTGGATATAAATAGTGCTGAAGTAGTTCAACCTGCAGGTAATTATAAACGTGCCACTGGATAAATTATGAGAGCGTTAGTGTGAAATTTGCATGAAACATGATCTAAGATCACCATTGTTTGTCTCAGGGCAAAACGCTGCCAATGCAAATGCAGTGTGGTACAAGTAATGCAACAACATTCCAGTCCAGTATTTAGTTAGCGCAGAGGATGGTCCCAATTTAGTCTCAAACAAATCCCCTGATGTAACTGCGCTGCCCTTCCTTATACACCCAAAGTGTCCCGGATAAATCCTCCCCCCCTGTAATTTCATGTGCTTTCATCTGAGAGTGTACAGTTTCTTATCAGCGATGACTTGGCAGAACAACCCAGGGGATTTACTATTTGCAAAGCCTGTCATAACAGTTTGTTTCTTTACTTTACTGTCAGGTTCAAGCCTGCACAAATCCTCATGGTACGGAGGGCTGAAAAGCAGTCAGACCTGTCGCAGATGAGGAAATGTTCCTCACAATCTGAGGAAGTCAAAGTCCACCAAACTTACAAGGAACTATGTAATGACAGGCTGCTCCACCCAGGTTAACAACACTTCACCGCCATTTACCAACAACTGTTCATGGTGTGGACCACTGCACTGGTTCAGTGGTTAGTAATCTATAAAAAATGCCATTACACTAAACTACTGTAATGTTGAAATTGAGAACAAGCCAGTGAATAAATTAGTAAAACTGCTCCGATAATGGAGTCGACCATCTAGGATATCGAtgccttcaaacacacacacacaccatagatCAATATATCTGTCTAACAGGTGAGCAACGGCTCTGACATATAAAAAGCTTGACAGAAGTTTTGTGTACATCCCAGGCAACTCTACTGGACATTGTTGAGATACCAAGCTTTCACGGAtctgccaaacacacacacacacgaacagaaGTGAAGTGACAAAGAGAGCA
Coding sequences within:
- the LOC128448439 gene encoding signal-transducing adaptor protein 1, which translates into the protein MARRAARQRGQLPTCYYEGYLEKRSFKDKTSRNLWTCLCGNMLYFFNDMRNPDYIDKLDLTGLISVTNDSSQDRNLDAARLTVRFPDGNIKFTAPNTEARELWKGYILSVSELSVPSSLNLLPGQLHMLQEAVENERERLKCVAPPQDTSNDYVNAQVELPLCYHRVSRLEAELLLEKECKRGNLLMRPGSDGNSFAITTRQDHAGAIFSHYRVSSKHEAGFSIDVDIPVHCDTLRDVIDYLVESTDRALVPLIIEEQYEKNIFFIRSDRENGEKSVQQAFSIRKLPRLPPKPVALKVPAPERAPSPVELEVKKDRHVALQELKKRSLFKPPVPAPRKLNPSTSTSSVASSTRDLRRKSHTDPLGQTISELKLKFEQRAKCLE